The following coding sequences are from one Musa acuminata AAA Group cultivar baxijiao chromosome BXJ2-4, Cavendish_Baxijiao_AAA, whole genome shotgun sequence window:
- the LOC135608689 gene encoding transcription factor bHLH35-like → MAAQSTSSTLPKNIMAERERRKKFNKTLYDLRSVVPNITKMNKTSVILDAINYIQELQEQERSLVEEISELESPKQITAPPHGIKDEDLLHAQMQRRRAASMSPIEAMEVSVAEMGNGISLVSITCNKKWNAIVMVLEVIESLDLRIITANITSSFGKVFLSLVIQVQQLSEGGLIVPVEGIGHTPELVNPHDSGIGGIVGDCRGRRRRRRVLKP, encoded by the exons ATGGCTGCTCAGTCGACGTCGTCGACGCTACCGAAGAACATCATGGCGGAGCGGGAACGGAGGAAGAAGTTCAACAAAACGCTCTACGATCTCCGAAGCGTAGTCCCCAACATCACAAAG ATGAACAAGACGTCGGTCATCCTCGACGCGATCAACTACATCCAAGAGCTTCAAGAGCAAGAGAGGTCGCTGGTGGAAGAGATATCAGAGCTGGAGTCGCCGAAACAGATAACTGCACCACCTCATGGCATAAAGGACGAAGACCTTCTCCATGCACAGATGCAAAGGAGGAGAGCAGCATCGATGTCACCAATCGAAGCGATGGAA GTTAGCGTTGCAGAGATGGGCAATGGCATCTCGTTGGTTAGCATCACTTGCAACAAGAAGTGGAATGCCATTGTTATGGTGCTTGAGGTTATCGAGTCTCTTGATCTCAGGATCATCACAGCCAATATCACTTCTAGCTTCGGAAAAGTCTTCCTCTCTCTAGTGAttcag GTACAGCAACTCAGCGAAGGAGGCCTCATCGTCCCTGTGGAAGGTATCGGGCATACTCCGGAGCTCGTGAATCCTCATGACAGTGGGATCGGAGGCATCGTCGGCGATTGCCgcggcaggaggaggaggaggagggtcttGAAGCCCTAG